From a single Lolium rigidum isolate FL_2022 chromosome 7, APGP_CSIRO_Lrig_0.1, whole genome shotgun sequence genomic region:
- the LOC124670954 gene encoding auxin-responsive protein SAUR19-like: MCIMITIPSLAWLRRAVRRWCTRSSGSAAVPAGHVAVCAEGARFVVWLAHLGHPAFLELLRQAEEEYGFAPTSGPVALPCDEDRLRDVLYRVSLSSNSYHERRPSFRRCNVGDSRPLLQGLAGEKLAL, translated from the coding sequence ATGTGCATAATGATCACGATCCCGTCACTCGCCTGGCTGCGCCGCGCCGTGCGGCGGTGGTGCACCCGGAGCTCCGGTTCCGCGGCGGTGCCGGCGGGGCACGTGGCCGTGTGCGCCGAGGGCGCGCGGTTCGTGGTGTGGCTGGCGCACCTGGGCCACCCGGCGTTCCTGGAGCTGCTCAGGCAAGCGGAGGAGGAGTACGGCTTCGCGCCAACCTCTGGACCCGTCGCGCTCCCCTGCGACGAGGATCGCCTCCGCGACGTCCTCTACCGCGTCTCCTTGTCATCCAACTCCTACCATGAGCGTCGCCCCTCCTTCCGCCGCTGCAACGTCGGAGACTCGCGGCCGCTTCTCCAGGGACTGGCCGGGGAGAAGCTCGCTTTATGA